The Sulfurihydrogenibium sp. YO3AOP1 genome has a window encoding:
- the hemJ gene encoding protoporphyrinogen oxidase HemJ translates to MYLWIKAMHIIFMVSWMAVLFYLPRLFVYHAENKDNKEFVKIVKIMEKRLFYVIGIPAFVITLITGLSMIFMNPELFKSGGWLHAKLTLVAVLIAYFFHNEHVRRKFERDACDKSGKFFRIYNEIPTVLLILIVILVIVRPF, encoded by the coding sequence ATGTATCTATGGATAAAAGCTATGCACATAATCTTTATGGTTTCTTGGATGGCAGTTTTGTTTTACCTGCCAAGGCTTTTTGTCTATCATGCAGAGAATAAAGACAATAAAGAGTTTGTAAAGATTGTTAAGATAATGGAAAAAAGACTTTTTTATGTAATCGGAATTCCGGCGTTTGTTATTACTCTCATCACAGGTTTAAGCATGATATTTATGAACCCTGAACTTTTTAAATCCGGCGGATGGCTTCATGCCAAGCTAACATTAGTGGCGGTTTTGATAGCTTATTTCTTCCATAATGAGCATGTTAGAAGAAAATTTGAAAGAGATGCATGTGATAAATCTGGCAAATTTTTCAGAATATACAACGAAATACCAACAGTATTGTTAATTTTAATAGTGATTTTAGTAATTGTGAGACCGTTTTAA
- the nadC gene encoding carboxylating nicotinate-nucleotide diphosphorylase, with amino-acid sequence MLDKNFVRKKLLEFLEEDVGHQDITTDNLDTDKSIEAYMIAKEDGILAGIEFAKEVYNLVGGCKLENFVKDGASIKKGDIIAIVYGNGKSILKAERLSLNIIQRLSGIATLTNKYVEKIKDTGVKLLDTRKTTPGFRAFEKYAVKVGGGDNHRFALYDMVMIKDNHIALAGSITEAVNQIKKKVSPMVKIEVEVSSFEQLEEALKNPVDVIMLDNMSATDVKKAVKLINKSKLVEVSGNITIENIRDYALAGPDFISTGAVSHSAKWLDISLKFK; translated from the coding sequence ATGCTGGACAAAAATTTTGTAAGAAAAAAGCTTTTAGAGTTTTTAGAAGAAGATGTTGGACACCAGGATATAACAACAGACAATTTAGATACGGATAAATCCATAGAAGCTTACATGATAGCAAAAGAAGATGGGATATTAGCCGGAATTGAGTTTGCCAAGGAAGTTTATAATTTGGTAGGTGGTTGTAAGCTTGAAAATTTTGTAAAAGATGGAGCGTCCATAAAAAAAGGAGACATTATAGCTATAGTCTATGGCAATGGTAAAAGCATTTTAAAAGCTGAAAGACTAAGCTTAAATATCATTCAAAGACTTTCCGGAATAGCAACCTTAACAAACAAATACGTAGAAAAAATAAAAGATACAGGTGTTAAACTACTGGACACAAGAAAAACAACTCCAGGATTCAGAGCTTTTGAAAAGTATGCTGTAAAAGTTGGTGGTGGAGATAATCACAGATTTGCACTTTATGACATGGTAATGATAAAAGATAATCATATAGCTTTAGCCGGTTCAATAACAGAAGCAGTAAATCAAATTAAAAAGAAAGTCTCTCCAATGGTTAAGATAGAAGTTGAAGTTTCAAGCTTTGAGCAACTTGAAGAAGCATTAAAAAATCCTGTTGATGTTATCATGCTTGATAACATGTCTGCCACAGATGTAAAAAAAGCAGTAAAACTTATTAATAAGTCAAAGCTTGTTGAAGTATCCGGAAATATAACAATAGAAAATATAAGAGATTATGCATTAGCAGGACCGGATTTTATATCAACCGGAGCGGTAAGTCATTCTGCCAAATGGCTTGATATTAGTTTAAAATTTAAATAA
- the leuB gene encoding 3-isopropylmalate dehydrogenase yields the protein MKKHFKIAVLPGDGIGPEIIDSALKVLDVVAKKYGLTFEYKFGLVGGAAIDETGDPLPPETLKICKESDAILFGAVGGEKWDNLPTDKRPEKGLLRIRKELELFANIRPAKAYEPLLDASPLKPEIIKGVDLVVLRELTGDVYFGEPRGREVRNGERVGYNTMIYYEHEVKRIAKLAFDLARNRRKKVTSVDKANVLEVSGLWREVVNEVHADYADVELEHMYVDNCAMQLIRRPKDFDVIVTGNIFGDIISDEAGALTGSLGMLPSASIGERYAFYEPIHGSAPDIAGKGIANPIATILSAAMMLEITCKVPEAARDIERAIEKVLEDGYRTGDIWSPGTKRVNTAEMTEEIIKRIG from the coding sequence ATGAAAAAACATTTTAAAATTGCAGTTTTACCCGGTGATGGAATTGGACCAGAGATTATTGACTCAGCATTAAAAGTTCTCGACGTGGTAGCTAAAAAATATGGATTAACTTTTGAGTACAAATTTGGGCTTGTTGGTGGTGCTGCTATTGATGAGACAGGAGACCCGCTACCACCGGAAACATTAAAGATATGTAAAGAAAGCGATGCAATTTTATTTGGTGCTGTAGGTGGAGAAAAATGGGACAACTTACCAACAGACAAAAGACCGGAGAAAGGATTGCTAAGAATCAGAAAAGAGCTTGAACTTTTTGCAAACATAAGGCCGGCAAAAGCATACGAACCTTTATTAGATGCTTCACCGCTCAAGCCAGAAATTATTAAAGGGGTTGATTTAGTAGTTTTAAGAGAATTAACAGGGGATGTTTACTTTGGAGAGCCAAGAGGAAGAGAAGTTAGAAATGGTGAAAGAGTTGGCTATAATACAATGATTTATTATGAACACGAAGTTAAAAGAATTGCTAAGCTTGCTTTTGATCTTGCAAGAAATAGAAGAAAGAAAGTTACAAGCGTAGATAAAGCAAACGTTTTAGAAGTTAGCGGATTATGGAGAGAAGTGGTAAACGAAGTTCATGCTGACTATGCAGATGTAGAACTTGAGCATATGTATGTAGATAATTGTGCTATGCAGCTTATCAGAAGGCCAAAAGATTTTGACGTGATAGTAACCGGAAACATTTTTGGAGATATTATTTCTGATGAAGCTGGAGCTTTAACCGGTAGTCTTGGAATGCTTCCATCTGCAAGCATTGGAGAAAGATATGCATTTTATGAGCCAATCCACGGTTCAGCACCGGATATAGCAGGAAAAGGAATTGCAAATCCAATAGCAACAATCTTATCTGCAGCAATGATGCTTGAAATAACATGTAAAGTTCCAGAAGCTGCAAGAGACATAGAAAGGGCAATAGAAAAAGTTCTTGAAGATGGATACAGAACAGGCGATATCTGGTCTCCTGGTACTAAAAGAGTAAACACTGCAGAAATGACAGAAGAAATAATTAAGAGAATAGGATAA
- a CDS encoding energy transducer TonB — MQNSLYEDRKILIVGIQISLIIHIILYIFLKIVPFPTLSIDTQKPIEIKIEEIRKEIEKVEVKKIPVQTKKEEVKVKNPIVNEEKKDLPVNKPQVNQIEKKETTSKTTPAEKIQDKPQESPIKKETLKIEDENLKLLSQIGKNPEGSGVQKSNQEESLSFGQKLSDIDKSAEGTALSRSLLYKPPPPKLTSSISQPSVKAKIWISPSGNVEKVELINITGDTEIDTAVIKYLKKWKFNQINTNQTQWAVVTVRFGKGE; from the coding sequence ATGCAAAACTCATTATATGAAGACAGGAAAATTTTAATAGTTGGAATTCAGATATCGTTAATAATTCACATTATCTTATACATTTTTCTAAAAATCGTTCCATTTCCGACTTTAAGTATAGATACTCAAAAACCCATTGAGATTAAAATTGAGGAAATAAGAAAAGAAATAGAAAAAGTAGAAGTCAAAAAAATACCGGTTCAGACAAAAAAAGAAGAAGTAAAAGTTAAAAATCCTATTGTAAATGAAGAGAAAAAAGATCTTCCGGTTAACAAGCCTCAAGTAAATCAAATAGAGAAGAAAGAGACTACATCAAAAACAACGCCGGCAGAAAAAATTCAAGATAAACCTCAAGAATCTCCTATAAAAAAAGAAACATTAAAGATTGAAGATGAAAACCTAAAACTTTTAAGCCAGATTGGTAAAAATCCGGAAGGGTCTGGGGTACAAAAATCAAATCAAGAAGAAAGCCTATCTTTTGGGCAAAAATTATCAGATATAGACAAATCAGCAGAAGGAACGGCATTAAGCAGAAGTTTATTATACAAGCCACCCCCACCAAAGCTTACATCATCCATATCACAGCCGTCTGTAAAAGCCAAAATATGGATTAGTCCATCCGGAAACGTTGAAAAAGTGGAATTAATTAATATTACAGGAGATACAGAGATAGATACAGCTGTTATAAAATATTTAAAAAAATGGAAATTTAACCAGATAAACACAAATCAAACACAATGGGCTGTTGTGACGGTAAGATTTGGAAAAGGAGAGTAA
- the dxs gene encoding 1-deoxy-D-xylulose-5-phosphate synthase produces the protein MKDYPMLEKINNYKDLKNLNKEEIEKLCEDIRSYIIDVTSLNGGHIGPSLGTVELTVALLMAFDPEKDKIVWDVGHQTYAYKILTDRKEQFRTLRQYKGISGFSKIKESKYDHFGTGHSSTSISAALGFRVGKDLKKDDVYTIAVIGDGAMTAGQAFEGLNNAGWLDPSRFIVILNDNQMSISPNVGAIYTYFNKIITKQVFQKPRQKLKEAINKIFGEQGVKIFRKIEEYTKGLFAPGLIFEELGFTYVGPIDGHSLFDLEQTLENIKQMRGPILLHVITQKGKGYKYAEENPTTFHGVSPFDKISGVFNKSSNLPTYSKVFGDALVELAEKDDKIVAITPAMKEGSGLVKFAEKFPDRFFDVGIAEQHAATFAGALALEGFKPVAAYYSTFLQRAYDQVIHDIALQELPVFFAIDRGGLVGDDGPTHHGVFDIAFLRPIPNMIIASPKDEQELRDLLYIGLNSKRPFALRYPRGTGYGVKIEGFNTIEIGSWEILDEGRDIAILAVGKYVYRALEVKKQLRLKGFNPTVVNARFIKPMDENLLNKLLKTHEFVITAEDGVLNGGFGSAVAEFVIDNGYSNKVLRFGIPDKFIEHGKVELLERDLGLDVNSMVNKIEEFLKVKKAVLNTA, from the coding sequence ATGAAAGATTATCCTATGTTAGAAAAAATAAATAACTATAAAGATTTGAAAAATTTAAATAAAGAAGAGATCGAAAAACTCTGTGAGGATATAAGAAGCTATATTATTGATGTTACATCTTTAAATGGCGGGCATATTGGACCATCCCTTGGAACTGTTGAATTGACTGTTGCTCTACTTATGGCTTTTGACCCTGAAAAAGACAAAATTGTATGGGATGTAGGACATCAAACATATGCTTATAAAATTCTTACAGATAGAAAAGAGCAGTTTAGAACTTTAAGACAGTATAAAGGAATTTCTGGATTTTCTAAGATAAAAGAAAGTAAGTATGACCATTTTGGCACTGGACATAGCAGTACATCTATTTCAGCAGCACTTGGTTTTAGAGTTGGAAAAGATTTAAAAAAAGATGATGTTTATACCATTGCTGTTATTGGCGATGGGGCTATGACTGCTGGTCAGGCTTTCGAAGGATTAAACAATGCTGGCTGGCTTGACCCATCAAGGTTTATAGTAATTTTAAACGACAATCAAATGTCTATATCTCCAAACGTTGGTGCTATATATACTTACTTTAATAAGATAATTACAAAGCAGGTTTTCCAAAAACCAAGACAAAAATTAAAAGAAGCTATCAATAAAATCTTTGGAGAGCAAGGTGTAAAAATATTTAGAAAGATAGAAGAATATACAAAAGGGCTTTTTGCTCCGGGACTTATATTTGAAGAGCTTGGGTTTACATACGTTGGTCCAATAGATGGACACAGTCTGTTTGATTTGGAGCAAACCTTGGAAAATATAAAACAGATGAGAGGTCCGATTTTACTTCATGTGATTACTCAAAAAGGAAAAGGCTATAAATATGCAGAAGAAAATCCAACCACATTCCACGGAGTATCTCCTTTTGACAAAATCTCTGGCGTATTTAATAAATCATCAAACTTGCCAACTTACAGCAAGGTTTTTGGTGATGCGTTAGTAGAGCTTGCAGAAAAAGATGATAAGATCGTTGCCATTACACCTGCAATGAAGGAAGGTTCTGGACTTGTAAAGTTTGCAGAAAAGTTTCCGGATAGATTTTTTGATGTAGGAATAGCAGAACAGCATGCAGCAACATTTGCAGGAGCACTTGCACTTGAAGGCTTTAAACCTGTTGCAGCTTACTACTCAACCTTTTTACAAAGGGCTTACGACCAAGTAATACACGATATAGCACTTCAAGAACTACCTGTATTTTTTGCGATTGACAGAGGCGGTTTAGTTGGTGATGACGGTCCAACCCATCACGGCGTTTTTGACATTGCTTTTTTAAGACCAATTCCAAACATGATTATAGCTTCTCCAAAAGATGAGCAAGAACTTAGAGATTTACTTTATATAGGATTAAACAGCAAAAGACCATTTGCCCTAAGATACCCAAGAGGTACGGGATACGGTGTAAAAATTGAAGGTTTTAATACAATTGAAATAGGAAGCTGGGAAATCTTAGACGAAGGAAGAGATATAGCAATTCTTGCAGTTGGAAAGTATGTTTACAGAGCATTGGAAGTTAAAAAACAATTAAGACTTAAAGGGTTTAATCCAACAGTAGTTAATGCAAGATTCATTAAACCAATGGATGAAAATTTATTAAATAAACTTTTAAAAACTCATGAATTTGTGATAACCGCTGAAGATGGAGTGTTAAACGGTGGCTTTGGTTCAGCCGTTGCTGAGTTTGTAATTGATAATGGTTATTCTAACAAAGTTTTAAGATTTGGCATTCCGGATAAATTTATTGAGCATGGAAAGGTAGAGCTATTAGAAAGAGATTTAGGTTTAGATGTAAACAGCATGGTAAACAAGATAGAAGAATTTTTAAAAGTTAAAAAAGCAGTTTTAAATACTGCTTGA